The following is a genomic window from Candidatus Moraniibacteriota bacterium.
GGCGTGAAACAGTATCGTTTGGAGAAAGAGCGGTCGCTCCGGAAATTGGAATCGACACGGGAGAACCTCGTGCGGGTGGATGCGCTCCTTGTTGAGATCGAACCGCATCTCAAGAATCTGAAGAGGCAGGCCGAGAGGGCGTCGCGCGGCGCGGAGGTAGCAGCATCGCTTCGTGAGAAACAAGTTCGGCGGTTTGCGTTTTTATGGCACGCATTTGAAAAAGAGCGGAGAGAGTTTGAAGGAACATTTGAGGCAGACTCCCTTCGTCTTCGTGATATGGAACAGCAATCCGAAGCAGTCAATCGTGATCTTATCGAAGAATCGAAACGGATTGAAACGCCCAAGACAGAAACTCATGGTCGGGACATTCGCGTACTTCGCGAATCACTCTACGGCGTGGAGCGGGAGTTGTCGGTGGTTCTGGGAAAGTGCGAAGTGGAAGAAGAGCGCCGTAAGCCTCGCGAGGTGGTAGAAAGTGTCGCCGTTGATCGGGAATTTGTGCGGAAGCATCTCGCCGAGATCCGTTCGCATCAGGAGAAACTTATTGATCGGCTTTCGCATGTCGAATCGCTCGATGAGCTGCAGGAATTGCGCGAATTGGCACACGTCATTCAGACGCGTCTCTCGGAGCTTCACGGGCATGCCGGTGCCGGGACGGTGGTCACCAAACATACCGTTGAACTTTCGGCGGAAGAGTTGCATAAAAGTGATGGACGGCTTGATGCACTCCGCCAAGAAGAATCTCGTCTTTCAGAGAAGAAAGCGACTCTTCAAGGAGAGATATCCGCAGAAGAAAAACGTTCTGAAGAAGCGATGAAGCGTCTCGAGGAAAGTCGTCGGAAATTCTTCGAACTTGAGCGAAAGGCGCGCGATATTCAAGCAGAGATGAACCGTCTGAAGGATGCTGAAAATGAACGCAAGGTGCGTCGTGCGCGCGTCGAAGTCCGTGAGGAAGATCTGACGAAAGAGATTCTCGAAGAACTTCATGTGAAGCCGGAAGAGCTGGTATGGGATGGCGAGGCGATCGATGCGGATAAGTTCGAACGCGACATTATCCGACTCAAGGTGGAGCTTGAGCATATCGGCGGTATCGATCCTCTGGTAGTTGAAGAATACGCAGAAACAGAGAAACGATTCTCATTTCTTACGACAGAATCAGCGGATCTCAAGAAAGCGGCTCAATCGCTCCGTCACGTGATTCGAGAAATGGATGACAGAATCCATGTCGCATTCGAATCGGCATGGAAAGAAGTTCATCGCGAGTTCGATCGCTATTTCAAAATCATATTCGGCGGCGGCGAAGCGAAACTTCTGAAGGTTCCCATAGAACGTCGCGGAAGTGCGGGACCGGTCGATGGTATTTCGGAAGATGATGCCTCTGATGTGTCCAATGATACCGATATCGAGCCTGAATACGGAAGACGAGAGACTGATATTGGCATTGATATTGCCGCCTCGCCACCGGGAAAGAAAATAGCGAATCTCGCGATGCTCTCTGGCGGGGAGCGGTCGCTCACGGCGCTCGCGCTTCTTTTTGCAATTATTTCTCACAACCCGCCGCCTTTTTCCGTGCTCGACGAGGTGGAAGCGGCGCTCGATGAAGCGAATTCAAAACGCTTCAGCGATCTCTTGTCCGAGCTTTCGGAGCGGACCCAATTTATCGCCATCACGCACAATCGCGAGACGATGCGTCGCGCATCCATTCTCTATGGTGTCACCATGGGAGATGACGGCATCTCCAAAATTCTCTCCGTCCGCCTCGATCAAATCGGCATTGGCGGAAAGATACGGGAGTAGCGGTATTTTCTTGCCAGCGGGAGTGGAATTCGATAGAGTGGGGGCAGTGTTTATTAGGTTGATTGTTTCTGAAATTATGCGCGAAGATATCGTGTTTGCTCGGAGGGAAAAATTGGATCGGGTGACATCGGAAGTTGGCGATGCGTTTCCGGAGGAGTCGCACCGGACACATACGAATGTCGAAGCGCTTTCCGATTTTGAATCGCTCGCGGAAAAAGAAATACAAGTGTCGCTCGTTGGACGGGTCAGGTCTCTTCGAAGCATGGGAAAAATCGCTTTTGCGCATATCGAGGATGAAAGCGGCAAGATGCAGATCTTCATACGGAGGGGCGCGCTTTCAAACGAATTGTTCTCGCTGTTTGTCGATGGTGTCGACGTGGGGGATTTTATCGAAGCGACGGGGACGCTTTTCACTACCAAGCAGAATGAGAAGACACTCGCGGTTTCGACATGGCGAATGCTTTCGAAATCTCTGCGTCCCATGCCGTCAGAGTTCTACGGACTCAAAGATGAAGAAGAATTGTTGCGGCGGCGCTATCTCGACCTCGCAATGAATCCGGAAACAAGAGAACTCTTTCGTAAGAAATCCATCTTCTGGCAGACCATTCGGAATTTCCTTGCCGAAGAAAACTTTCTCGAAGTGCAGACGCCGGTTCTGGAGCATGTGCCGGGCGGCGCTGAAGCTGAGCCGTTCGTGACACATCATAATGCGCTTGACCAGGATTTCTACCTGCGCATTTCGCTGGAGCTTCCTTTGAAGCGTCTCTTGGTCGGCGGATATGAGCGCGTGTTTGAAATCGGGCGCGTTTTCCGCAACGAAGGCATTGACCGCGAGCATTTGCAGGAGTTCGACCACATGGAATTTTATGCCGCCTATGCGGATATGAAGACGGGCATGGAACTGGTGGAGCAGCTCTATCGACTTATCGTCGAGCGCGTGACGGGTAACGTAAAGACTGTTTGGAATGATGAAACAATTGATTGGCAGAAGCCTTTCGAGAGAGTGGATTATTTCACCGCATTCAAAAAAGAAACCGGCATCGATCTTTCGGAAGATATAACCATTGAGACTTTGAAGCGGAAATCGGACGAACTGGGAATCAAGTATGAATCGTCATACGGGAAGGGGAGAATGATTGATACGATCTATAAAAAGACAGTGCGAAAGAAACTCATTCAGCCGTGCTTTTTGGTGGGGCATCCGATCGAGGTGTCGCCCTTGGCAAAGCGCGATCCGAAGTCGCCAAACAAAACGCTTCGCTTCCAGCCGATTGCGTGCGCAAGCGAACTCGGGAACGGTTTTGCAGAGCTTAATGACCCAATAGATCAGCGATCACGCTTCGAGGAACAAATGAAGCTGCGTGAGAGTGGTGATGTCGAAGCGCAGCAGCTTGACGAAGATTTCCTCGAAGCACTTGAATATGGCATGCCCCCCGCTTGTGGCTTCGGCATGAGCGAGCGTTTCTTTGCTATCCTTATGAATCGCTCCGTGCGCGAGACAGTCATTTTTCCTCCGATGAGAGACAAAGAACTGGATAAAAAACAAGGAAAGAAAACATTGCAAATAGCGGTGGCTATTATCAACACGGGAATTGGATTGAAACCCTGGCAAGAACTGAATACGATAGCACATCTGAATGCTGCATTTGGAGCGAGAATTGGAAAGAGTCTATTCTTTCAAGACGAGATTACAACGGAAGATAATCAAAAAATAAAGCTGAATATCCAACACGCTATCATTATTAAAACGGTTCCATCAAATAATGTAATGCAATTGCTTGTAAGAAATGCGAAGGAACAACACGTAGAAGTTTCCGAGTTTACCGCTGAAATGTTGGAAACGACGAATGATAAGAAGGTTATCGATCTTACCCAGAAGAAAGAGCTGAAAGATGTACAATATTTGGGGGCACTTTTATTTGGGGAAAAAGAACTCGTTGAGAAACTCACTCAAGGGTTTGACCTGCATGAATAGTTTTTAACTAATGGGGTTTTCTATTGATGCAATGAATATATTTTTGTTAGGATGACATGAATAAAGATCAAGAAAAAGAAATTCAAAAGAAGTTTGACGAGATTTTGACGGAGGCGGAACGAAAAATTTCGGAGCTTGAAAAAAGTCGTGACGTGCTTGTCGCTGACATTGCTGAACAGGCACGGCTTGCTGCAGTTGAGCGGCTGAAGAAAGGTATTTCCGGACCAAGTAATTGAAATTATCTCGATGGGCGGTGAAATGATGCTTTATAACGCTGACTTATGACGGTGCCATTGATGCGCGCACTTGAGAGTGCGACTCTTGGAAAAAATACGGAGAGCATCTCCAAAGAAGGAGAAGGAAAAGAGGAGAAAGAAGAGATAGGAAATGATCGCAATGTAGAAGATAAACAAAGCGAGGAAAGATTTAAGGAAAGAGCCGTGGCGATTGATGATCGTACGGAAGAACTTTCCGTCGAGAGTGTAAAAAACAGAGTGCGTGCGTGTTCCTCGGGTGTGAGTGAATTGGATATGGAAAAAGCGCTCGCCGGAAAGACGAGCGAGGAGATAAAAAGAATTGAAAACGAGTCAAGGCAGGTAGCTTCCGGTGTTGTTACGGAGAGTCTGGGCTATTTAAAGGAGATGCTGAGCAATGTTCCCGGATCGGCGAAAAGAGTTGTTGAGGGGATCGGTTCTGCGGCGGCGCATCCTGTCCGGACGGTTCACGAAACTTTCGATCTTATTTTCACCGTTCTTTCTGGGAAGCTTGAAGGGATGTTGGGATACGAAAATCTCCCTGAGCAACAAGCGCTTGAGAAGATGCAATTGGACTTTGGGAAAACGCATGGATCAATTTCTGCGGAACTCGAGACTTTTAAAAAAGATCCTGTGGGGGAAGGGCTCGCTATTGCGAGTATCGTGACGGGAGGTGTGGGTATAGCTCGCAAGGCAGCTGGTTTTGCTGGGAAAATGGGGTCCGCTGGGAGGGTTGCGGAAATCGAGCAAGCGGGAGCGATTGTCCGTACGGGAGAAGGCGTGACAAAAGCGGAACAAGCGGTATCGAGGGGTGTCCCTGTCGAAGAAACGGCGAATACTGCCTTTTCTGCTGAAAAGATAATAGGGAAAGCCGGTGGCAAGGGGGAATTTCCGGGATCTGTTTCTCTCGAAGCGAAAGTCGCTACCCTTGGTGCGGAGGGGAAGAATCTCAATCGTATCAGAGAGGTAGAAGAGGTTTTGCCGGACGCTGAGTTTCCAGTGGAAACAGCTGATGTTCCTGTAAGTATGAATGCTACGAAAGACATTTCGCGTATCGGCGCTATTGAAAAAGCGGGAGCTCTGGGCGGAGCGGTGAAGTCGGGAGAGATGAGCGGCCTAAGATCTGAAGAGGTGGAATCAAAGAAAGAAAAATTTTTAACGGGAGAAGAACGACAGGACATTCGATCTTTCAGCAAACGGTTCGCGCCTTTTCGGAGGGATGAGCTAGCTCAAAATATTCGCGACCAGCGAAGAACTGATCGTCAGGAAAGGGCAAAAGTAACTGAAGAAAACGAAGGTCGAGACAGAAAACGTGAGGAAATCTCGACTGATATCGAAGCACTGAAAATTCGGCAGTCTGAACTTGAAAAGACCGTTAGTGAAATTGAGCTGTCGATCCGTTCCGATAAGTCACGATTATTCTCTCGAATCCAAGAGTTTTTCGGAAGAAAGAATCTTAAGAGAGAAAGGACGTTGGAAACAACCCAAGAACAATTGGATCAGGTTCAGAATGAAATCGAAGAAAAGAACAAGCTCTTGGGCGAAATGCAAGATATTCTTTTTGAAGAAACGCATCTTGAAAAAGCAAAAAGTGCATTAGAAGAGTTTTATGGTCGTCAGAGAGACATCAAGACAATGTATGAGTCGGAGAGTGATATTCGGGATGTTGAGAGTATTTCAAGGAAGTATAATACACTCTTCGTGCACTCTATGCCGGAGAGCAGCGTGTTTCAGAAAGGTACAGGGGTAAATAATCCAGGGATAAACACTGGAGAGGATTTTGGTGCCAAGGAAAGAGTGAATTTAATTCGTGGTATTAAGCCGACCATTTCAACCTCGACATTGGAGAATTTAGATTATGAGACAAGTAAGCGCGACGAGATGTACCAAGCCGGCGTTATTATTGGAGGTGGTCGAGTCGTGAGTGCCTATCGAGGAGATGCTGCAACTCTTACGCACAGTCTATTTTCAAAGAAAGCGAAATACGATAGAAATCCTTTTTTGAGTGACACGAGTATACAGAATGATATTGAGGGAAGAATAGACGACGCTATAAATAAACGATTTCCCGAGTCACCAGCAGCTGGCAAGAGAGTCTTGTCTGAAGAGGCATTGGGAAGAAGTGGTAATCCTGTTAATATAGACGGGTCTGGATATGCATATGGATGGAACGAGCTGGTTGTTGAAGATCCAAAAATTTCCGGTTTATATATACGAGAGGGGTTTCACTTTGATCCATGGAAATACGTTGATTTAAGCGAAAGGCTTAACATCCCCTTGTACTTTTTGGGAACGGGAGGAGAGATTCGAAAATGGGATGAGGAATGGTTGTTATCACAAGCCGGATTTGAAAGTTGGGAATTTGAAGACCGCATGAGAAAATCATCTTTTGATGAGATTATGAATTCAACTCCAAATGTCACTCAAGAAGAGAGGCTAGATATAATTGATGACCTTCTGAAAGGAAGTATTCTTCGCGGAGAGAAGTTTTCTCGAGAAGTTCAGAATATGAAACGTGCTTTTAAACAGCGAACGGTAAAGTAATATATTCATGTGAGGTTTTTTGTATATATACGAAGTTTTATCCATATTGCTATTCTACTTGTGTCGCCCTCGCCATTCTCTATTCAATAACTCTCTTTTGCTCCCTATGCTTGATATTCAATATATTCGTGAGAAGAAAGATGTGGTTGCGAAGGCGGCAGCTAACAAGGGATTGTCGCTTGATGTGGAGCGGCTCTTGGCTGTTGATGCGGAGCGCATTTTGCTTCTGCAAGACACTGAGGAACTCAAGTCTATCAAGAATGATCTGAATGATCTCATGGCAAAGGCGACGCCAAAAGAGCGGTCGGAAATTATCGCGCGGGGAACAACAGTGCTTGATCAATTGATCAAAATGAAGAATATGATCTTTCGGAAGAGCTTTCGCTTTTGAGGAAAAATTTTCAGGTGCGCGAGGGACAGACGGTCAAAGAACATTTCGAGGAAACATTCTTAAAGAGAATCGGTATAAAGGACATAGAGGGTGCTATGGCGTACATCGAGGAACGGAAGCGTCAGACGGACACGCGCAATAGATCATCCGTGCTTGATGGTTCTGTGCTGATAATGTCAAGCGATCTCATCAAGGGGTTCGATTCTCGCTTCCTTGACAAACTGCTTGATCGCGGGTTCGTTTCGCCGGAATTTGTCGGTGCGGAGACGCACGATGCAAAAACAAAATTAAAGCAGGGCGATTCGACGCCGTGGGATACCGATCTTGAGCGAGTAAAAGGAACGAGTATTTCTGAAGCGCTTGAGAGATCTTCTCTGGCGGATGGCTATGGCGATGTTGTTGCCGTTATTCGAAATCGAGGGCAATTCAATGAGACAAAGATTGGCGAACCGGCGATTGATGACGGTCGGATGGAACTTTTTGAAAGTGGTGTTATCAGGTCCGATCATATGGGCATCCGGACCGGATTTGGATCCACTGAAATCGATGCTCTTATTGCGAAGGGAGAAGTATCTGAAAGGAGTATGGATGATATTCGCTTTTCGATTGCTAAAAAAGGCTTCTATATTCCCGTTGTTGACCGTTCCGGTCGCGTGATTTTTATGCCCGGAGAATTTGACGAATACCGAAAAATATTCCGAGGTCTTGACCGGTATCACGGAGATCCGATGAGCGTGAGTGAAGATTGGAGGCAATCGCCACATGTAAACGAGATAGAGTCCATCGCTCAAACGAAAGAAAATATCGCGTACCTTGAGAGTGCTGGAGGCGCTCTTTGCGATGAGCTCAAAGGGCTCCTTGCGGAATCAGGCATAGCTTTGCGCGCGGAGAAATTTGATGATGGAGTTGCCGGCGCGGTCGTGATCGATACCGGATCGACCGGTCGTGGCGCCGCGCTTGATGGCAATATTGACTTTGATTTTGTGCTCAAGGTGAACGATAATGATTTTGAAAAAGCAAAAGTGGCGGTGGAAAAAATGAAAGACTGGTATCCATTGGATACCTCATACGAGGTAAACGGTATGCGAACGTACCGCTTCAAGGGTTTTGAACGCGATGGCAAGCATATTGATCTGGACGTGAGCGTGGTGAGAAAATCTGATTCCGAAAGTATGGATGCGAACGAGGCGATATCGAGAAAATATGAATCGATACGGAAAAACTTCGGAGAAGAAGTCCTGCTGGATGTTTTGAGCAATGTGCGGTTTGCAAAAAAGAAATTGAAAGAAGCTGGCTGTTACAAGAAAGGTATTGATCGAAGTGCGGGACAAGAGGGTGGGCTTGGCGGTATTGGTGTCGAGACATGGATATTGAAACACGATGGAGATGCTGTGCGGGCATTTACGGATTTTTACGGAAATGCATATGAGAATGGAGGTCTTCTTTCTTTCGAAAACTTCAAGAAAAAGTATAAAGTTTTTGGCGCAGGCAAAAATATTCGCGGTGATACTCGTTCGGAAAATTTTGTTGAGAAAATGGATGAGGTAGGATATTTAAAAATGGCCGAAGTGGCAAAGTCGATAGTTGAAATGAAGTAACAAGTATACAGCGCTCGAAAAGAAGGAATTTAACACAGTGATTCATGAAAAAGGTGTTGGACATCATGTGAAGGGGGTTTCCGAGGGTGCTGATGAAATCATTGTATTTGAGCCGGAGGATGTATGGATTGTTCGAAAAGAATCGTTGGTGGACATAGTAATGGAGAAAAATTGAAAGGTTCAGATTGTTTTGGTGCACCCATGTGTTATAAGGGAACCTTCTATAAAAGACGAAATGGGCATTTCATTGGAACTTGTCCTTTAGATAGAAAAAGGAAGAATTGTGCTTTTGAGCAGAAAAACATAAAGTTCTCATTGACAATGAGAACTTATGGGTGTAACCTCTCAATATGAATGAGAACCTAAAAACCATTGAAAAACGGACGCTTGTTGAGATCGCGGTGGAACAGCGGACGTTTCTTGAATCTCTCCCGCTGTCTATTTCGCGGGAGGAGCTTGTTCGCGTACAGGCGCATATGGCGATCCCGCATACGGTGGTCATTGCCGGTATTCGTCGGTCGGGAAAGTCAACGCTTTTGCGGCAAATCATGGCGCTTTCCAAAGAGCCGTGGTACTACTTTAATTTCGAAGACGAGCGGCTCATCGGGTTTTCCGCTAGAGATTTTAACCTTTTGTATGAAGCGCTTATCGAGACCTTCGGCGAGCGACGCGTGTTCTTCTTTGATGAAATACAAAATGTCGCCGGATGGGAGCGGTTTGTGCGCCGTCTCTCGGAGAGCGGGCGCAAATTTTATATCACCGGTTCGAACGCGTCACTTCTCTCGCGTGAATTGGGGACCAAACTGACGGGTCGGTATGTGTCGCATGATCTCTACCCTTTTTCGTTTCGGGAATACCTGCGTTTTCAGGGCGTCGCATATTCTCTTGGAGACATTCTCGAGACGACGAAGCGTGCCGCGCTCAAAAGTCGTTTCAATGACTACCTCCGAGAAGGGGGGATGCCGGAATATCTCACCTATCAGTCGCCGGAAACGCTCAAGAAAGTGTATGACGATATTCTCTATCGAGATATTCTCGTGCGATATGATATCCGGGAAGATCAGGCGCTTCGCGAACTTTCTTTTTATCTCCTCTCCAACATATCTCAGTCATTCTCGTACAATGGTTTGAAGGGTCTGTTTCGGCTCGGGAGTATGAATACGGTTCGAAGTTATGTCGGATATTTGGAAAATAGTTTTCTCTTCTCTACGATCCGCGCCTATGCCGATTCACTCAAGAAGCAAATAGCGTCGCCCAAAAA
Proteins encoded in this region:
- a CDS encoding AAA family ATPase; its protein translation is MFLKRIEISGFKSFARKTVLEFSGEKGSFPLTAIVGPNGSGKSNVADAIRWTIGEQSAKHLRGKKSEDVIFAGTGTKARLGSASVSLFFDNSDKKIPVEYVEVVVTRRLFRDGESEYLINGSRVRLLDVTDLLAQASIGKDSYSVITQGMSDAVLSASPLERRMMLEEAAGVKQYRLEKERSLRKLESTRENLVRVDALLVEIEPHLKNLKRQAERASRGAEVAASLREKQVRRFAFLWHAFEKERREFEGTFEADSLRLRDMEQQSEAVNRDLIEESKRIETPKTETHGRDIRVLRESLYGVERELSVVLGKCEVEEERRKPREVVESVAVDREFVRKHLAEIRSHQEKLIDRLSHVESLDELQELRELAHVIQTRLSELHGHAGAGTVVTKHTVELSAEELHKSDGRLDALRQEESRLSEKKATLQGEISAEEKRSEEAMKRLEESRRKFFELERKARDIQAEMNRLKDAENERKVRRARVEVREEDLTKEILEELHVKPEELVWDGEAIDADKFERDIIRLKVELEHIGGIDPLVVEEYAETEKRFSFLTTESADLKKAAQSLRHVIREMDDRIHVAFESAWKEVHREFDRYFKIIFGGGEAKLLKVPIERRGSAGPVDGISEDDASDVSNDTDIEPEYGRRETDIGIDIAASPPGKKIANLAMLSGGERSLTALALLFAIISHNPPPFSVLDEVEAALDEANSKRFSDLLSELSERTQFIAITHNRETMRRASILYGVTMGDDGISKILSVRLDQIGIGGKIRE
- the lysS gene encoding lysine--tRNA ligase is translated as MTASPKFSPSASIKSALAERYGSSGIFLPAGVEFDRVGAVFIRLIVSEIMREDIVFARREKLDRVTSEVGDAFPEESHRTHTNVEALSDFESLAEKEIQVSLVGRVRSLRSMGKIAFAHIEDESGKMQIFIRRGALSNELFSLFVDGVDVGDFIEATGTLFTTKQNEKTLAVSTWRMLSKSLRPMPSEFYGLKDEEELLRRRYLDLAMNPETRELFRKKSIFWQTIRNFLAEENFLEVQTPVLEHVPGGAEAEPFVTHHNALDQDFYLRISLELPLKRLLVGGYERVFEIGRVFRNEGIDREHLQEFDHMEFYAAYADMKTGMELVEQLYRLIVERVTGNVKTVWNDETIDWQKPFERVDYFTAFKKETGIDLSEDITIETLKRKSDELGIKYESSYGKGRMIDTIYKKTVRKKLIQPCFLVGHPIEVSPLAKRDPKSPNKTLRFQPIACASELGNGFAELNDPIDQRSRFEEQMKLRESGDVEAQQLDEDFLEALEYGMPPACGFGMSERFFAILMNRSVRETVIFPPMRDKELDKKQGKKTLQIAVAIINTGIGLKPWQELNTIAHLNAAFGARIGKSLFFQDEITTEDNQKIKLNIQHAIIIKTVPSNNVMQLLVRNAKEQHVEVSEFTAEMLETTNDKKVIDLTQKKELKDVQYLGALLFGEKELVEKLTQGFDLHE
- a CDS encoding ATP-binding protein encodes the protein MNENLKTIEKRTLVEIAVEQRTFLESLPLSISREELVRVQAHMAIPHTVVIAGIRRSGKSTLLRQIMALSKEPWYYFNFEDERLIGFSARDFNLLYEALIETFGERRVFFFDEIQNVAGWERFVRRLSESGRKFYITGSNASLLSRELGTKLTGRYVSHDLYPFSFREYLRFQGVAYSLGDILETTKRAALKSRFNDYLREGGMPEYLTYQSPETLKKVYDDILYRDILVRYDIREDQALRELSFYLLSNISQSFSYNGLKGLFRLGSMNTVRSYVGYLENSFLFSTIRAYADSLKKQIASPKKVYGIDTGMAQTIGFRFSENRGAFLENVVFLELKRRGKELYYYRAADGCEADFLVREDNKVASVLQVSWSITEEKTRERELRGLQSALKAHGLQNGLLLTDDERDMIHSEEGTIEVKPVFEWLLEE